The Danaus plexippus chromosome 17, MEX_DaPlex, whole genome shotgun sequence genome contains the following window.
TAATTTTTCAGGACAGTCCAATGACAATACATACTCTACATCCTTTaaactttctttatatttttttaacttatacaaGACAATGGATCTGTTAGATATCGCAGTACAATAATTTTCAGAGTTATATGGCGCATTTGTCAATGACACATTGTAATACTGAAAAgctttaaagaaatcattttgTTGGTAATATATGTTGCCAAGACAACGATAATGGGTTGATATGTCATTTGATTTGCCTAGTTTTAAAACGTTAGGGAAACTATTTAAGTCTTCTAAAATACTGTACACAAAAAGTGTTCTTTCATCATTTGTTTCTAATTTTAGTAATTCCTTTGATATATCTTTAATCACACCTTGCTTAGTGAGTTTTTCTACCACTCCCTGGTAACAGGAATCGATAATCATATTCATGGTAAAGTGCTATTTCTGTGcctattaacaaaaaatgtctCACTTTGCGACTccttttatagtaattaatttaggtTGTGAAATGATTTATGTTATTGACCAACGTTTAAAAACTCAAAGTGTTCCTTTGGAGAAATCTGAAagaggtaaaaatataatatgttaatatgatACATAcacaacattttatatcacaaactACCTACGgtgttttgcttttttttagtaatgaCCGATCTCGTTACCGTATTGTTACACCCGAAGTTGCTGGATGAGCTATTCTTGCCACAGCCGGTGGCAACgcacaaagtaataaaacagttaCTTCAGGATATATGTGAAACATCCATTATGAAACTCGACGATTATTCCAAGAGCAAATTATGGGACCTAATGACAATGCTATTCAAATGGCAGCTCTCAGTAGCAACAactcaaaatgtttttgacattAGCAAGCGACATCTAAGGAATGTGATGACTTTGATGCCGGAGTACTTttcgaaatttatttttgaaaatgcactcaacaaatttgaaaagttaaTTGACAAATTTTCTGATAACGATTTTCACTGTTTGTGCACTACGTTAATACTTTGGTTCTCAGAATACCACACCAAGATTTCAGTTCTTATTAGACTAGGTTTACAGAAAAAAGACGGAACATTCTCCTTACCTAgttcaataaattcaaaaattttaaacaatctaggagaaaatgtgtataaatacgattatagtaataaaaacaacctATACCATGACAATGAGCATCGTTGTATcgaaacaaatgaaattaattgctTATTACCATCGATCGATAAAGGATGCAATGAAGATAAAGTCTTAGAATTAAAACTGCCAATTGATTTTCGAAACGAAGATCagaaacgaaaaataataacaattactaAAACCGTTGAATATGAAAACATAACAGCATGTATAAAACATAGGAACAGTGACTTAACATATTCAGCCAATGTTCCGAAATCTCCTCAAGAAGATCTTTTGGAAATGcttaatgaaacattttaaaattattattcatatcttcctttatttttaatctgcatAAAGATTGTATTATGTTAGAAAATGTtaactaaatgtatttaaaacgaaTACCCTAGGCTTGAATTAgtgaaataaaagatattatgaaaaatatattttattaacatcacaactttttatattaaaagctaaaaactttaaagtcactcacaaaaatattctaagttAGTTATTGTTGTTCTATTTACTTGATTATGTCAAGAACGAAATAagtcaattaaaattgtagtCGTTATCTTATTGATTCCCTTACATAAGCATTATTTGGAACAACTCAGAACAAGGAAAAGGGCTgcacatattttacatttacttactacattaaataaatgtatatatatatgttctggATTATGTTAATTGTAGTTGtttgtaagaatatttttattatctctcaatgaaaaaataacttaacatctataaaacaaagattgaagactatagatattttataaatatgtttttaatgatttattaaaatatccggGTTTTAGTCttctgatattaaataaagagctATGCgtgtattgttaataatatatccatgtaaattgaaatagtttCAGCAAGTGTAAAGAAGAAGATAGCATCTAATCCTTGAATTATAATGTACAatcattaagaatattttcttaaagacAATTGAAGATGCGTCACGTTTATATTGACTAGTCGAATTCagtttacttaatatttttacatttctttacaATTAGACATAATACTTGCGTCACTTCGgggttttaaataacaataattatcattaaaatcacTCGGTCCAGGCACATTTAAGCGACAGTGTAGTTATCTGATGTACTATACCTTATATGCCTAACAAATTCACATTTCAagtcagttattttttttccacagTTACACATTTTAACTTGCAAAAAACACTAAAGTAGTCTTGAATGTATTCTAGTGGATGTCGGCGAGAAGCTCGCATCTGGTAACATGCTGGTGTCACCATACACGGGTGCTGATGGGTTGGAGGCGTAGGGACTCCGCGACCACGTCCGACTCCGAGGCTCTGGCAGCGGAGTCTGAAGAGTAGTCTGCGGTGGCTTTGGCAACTGTATCTGACCTTTTTGCTGTAGATGATTTTGAACTGCAAACAAAAATCATAACACTTGCTAAcgtataatcataaaaaaaaaacaaaaacattagtaTTTGGCAGACTCACCATACAAATATCCAACGGCTATAACGGCGACCGTCACTAGAGTTGATAGATAGGGTttcattatagaaaataaaactccCAGCAACGTCCCGCAAGCTATTTCGCATTCTCTCTCGACCTCGACCCTGATTTCTTGAGACGTTAATTTCGATATAACGTTGACCCATCCAACGCCACAGGTCGTACTTTCGGATTTAACCGTTACACTTATTTGACCTTCCCTCGAATTCGTTTCAACTTTCAGACCGGGCGACGGTGTAATTTTGACCGCCTTCAGAGCGTTCGGGTgtccattaataataaacatagaaGGGGGATTCAGCAGTGATATTCGTGTTTGTGACAATTGTATCGGCGGCAACAACTGTACTTTAGTACAAGTGCTCAAAACGCCCCACTCGGCACACAGCTCCACCTCGACTGCctcgtttatttcatttcctgGGATAATGGCACAGCCGTGTCGTCCTGAAGAATACAATCACATAtcaacaaaaattacatattcatggataccaataacaaaaatagtacCAAACATCAGCATTGTGAGATTTAAAGAAATGCTTCACTGCAACATGCTATGTAATGTACCGTTGGGAATATCCAGAACAGCTTGCGCTGCAAACGGGGCGGCCGTTCGACAGTTAAATGGCACATCAACGTCTACTCCGGCTAGAGCATACTTTTGTTCTTCAGTACACAGGAGAGGGCCCGACGTGAGTCCCTCCGCTTGGATGGAGAGAGGTACGAGGGACGCCGGCCATTCTCCGGGAAGAAATTCCATCtgataatacattaatatcattatattatctgctcatatgaattttaatacaaaaaaatgtgacaaaaatgaaacttagcgatttgaaaaattcatcttatatcaattaattgcTTATGAAGGTGTAACGCaaccaaaatatttgtatcaaaaaatattacattcagCGTTGCTTTGATATTTAGTGATATCACAACATACTGAAGGCTAAggattcaaaacaaaatattttctattttaatataaatgtatgttacGCCTATGTTATTTCGAAcgcatataatttaaactgctACGTTGCACCAGCTCGCGCTAACAACAGCATCTTTATTTGCAGTCAGTGATCGTAGTCGTCACCTTAGAGAGCGGAAGTTGCAGAATGTTGACGGTAGATGGCGGTCGATCGAGTCGCAAAACGTGCATGGCAGGTGCATCCGACATCAGCACCGCCAGTGTCAGCCCCGCGCCGGAGACCGCCTGGATCCCCGCTGGAACCGTCCAACCCGAACCTTCGATACACAAAGCGGATCCTCCCGTCGCTgaaatacaacatttttttagattaatttattattattaatattcccAAAATCTCTATTCAGTATTCGGTAGCTTGTGcagaaaaagtaattttggCTACATATGAATATcttgcttttttaaatatttctcttgAGTTGGGATTCTATGCTTCAGTATCAGACAAATACTGTAACATATTGTCGATTAGCTTTGATCTGCTTACCCACTATCCTATTGGCGTATGCGTCGGATCCTGGTATGAAGACCTCGTCTGAGACGGTAACACCAGCTAAGGAACTTTCGAAGCTCATAAAAGCTCCATTCGAGTCTAGACCACTGAGAGTAATCTCGCTACCGCGAGCACTGTAAAATTTGTATCGttagaaataaacatttaagtcaatttacaattttttttgaataaaaggGAGAGAAATAGCGACTTTTTCATCTATTAGAATGTCGAGTCTTATTCTAAGGAACACGAGGtaccaaattataaaaaacccTCTATGAACATAACATAGTATAATAATGCTTTCATTTTGCATATTCTGACACTCTCGAGGACATCAAATCTATAGACGACTTCCATTCGTCCTGGAATCGTCAGATTTACAAAACAagatcaaaatttaatataagctacgtcataaaattataaaaatattttgagtccaaaatatgtactttattattacagaAAAGCCAATAGTCCTTGCGCGTTAAAAATTCTCGAAGTCTAATCGTATACCTGTTTAAGTTCCTACGTATCCTCGCCGGCAGTGACGTCATCACGGAGACATTGGCCTGGGGTGACAACAGCTCCCTACCAAGGACGCTCCTCGTCACAACCCTCAAGGACTCCCACGTTTCCGAAGACTCCGCCGGCTCGACTGTACAGTAGTAGGGGGAGGCGACCTCAACATGTATTacctgtaattaataaaatatctaaaacattattattatactaactgtagacatttttttttttaataaattaactaagtatttcaaagtaaattcGATTGATTTTTAAAGCTTGACCGCATGATCAAAATTGATTGGTCAATTTTGTACACATTGTTTGGTAAACTTTTGACTTTATACATGttgtatgaatttttatcaacaaataaGGTACTTCCAAAGGAATAAATCTAATCGCAAGAACATTTTGCCTTATTGTTATATTGCAaacaactattttatataatccacatattaattacaattttattcatgGATTGTTgattttgtattcatttaagtTGAATTGTGTAACAACTAAAGAACAAATGGcagtatagaaataaaaataaaaatcacgtcGCTTGTAATGTATTCATGAAAAGTCCTTTTAAATCAGAATAGTATCCAATATAGCACCAGTAGTCCTTTGGATcaggttatataataatttttggagacttgtcattatttaaattccctATTAACTAGGTGTGTCTAGTACCGACTcttcacattaaaatacaaaatggtACCAACCAATTTGTTTTGTCAAACATAATGAtgttaattaagaaatttgtgatttaaaagtactttctctgtacatatacataaagataaaattatcaaatcttATTCATATTAGATcagttattttctttatgacattgataaaaaaaatggagcAACATTCATttggtttttatataagaattgatATGTGGTATGTTATTAGgaataaatgtgtatatatatatagcctaGTTTTAGCCCACGACTTCGTCTGCGTTAATTTCAGAACTAGAAATTTATAACTGAACGGGCAAATTCTATTCCTCCTTAAAGAAAGCAGATAAGAAGATTTTGAAGATGTGatcaacttattttaattttttttcaatgagaTGAAAAGTATCTTATGCCATTTTCGTTGTTCTAAGCCAAGTCCACCACTTTTCAGCCAAGCCCGTACAGCTGTTATTGAGtgataaatagtgtaactagcattttcttatatatgtatattgtatatagattaaatgtatttaatagttatttattcataattatatatatatatatatatataggtattataattatatatataatacctattaaatataaatatctttatgaaCTAACCGCTTGTCTCTCTATATTATTTCTCTCATCCTTGTGTGTCGTGATGATGACTCCGTGTCCCGGTCTCAAAGCCCTCACATCACCATTGTCGAAAATCTCAAAACAACCTGCAAAATAAAcgatagttaaataatatttagaaatctcccactttaaaataaatgtcttaattaaatttaacatatctttataGAACTTTGTCTATGAAAATTACTTATGAgtcaaaaaacattttgactaaagagattttatttgtttataacaagtttattcagaattaaataacttttaaaaataataagaataaaagctttgctaaaatttacaaacacaATTGTTTTGCAAGTAGCTTGAAGCAGATATATGTTACCACAAATTACTAagcaacattaataaaaaaatgttatatgttgggtataaaaatgaaaatataaaataaatagcccCAAGTGGCTGCCATAGTTACAGGAAGTCCCTTAGTACAGAAAtttaacagaaattaaaacaaaacaacaataaaacagGATTAACACAAAGAAATACTATAGACATTACATGAGGACATTATTTCTATGGATATTAGTAACACCtctgaagaaaaaaatataccggttttaaaacagaataattttatatatcaaaatcaatCAAACATCGGTAATCAttagcaataataaaatatatgttttttacgtataaatatgtacacatACCATCCTGATAGGAAGACCACCGTCCTTTAGGTAATGACTTCAAACGAACGGTGGAACCAACGGCCAGGGATAACATCTCACCAGAGTTTATATCTCTCAAGCCTTCTATGGAGGTGCGGATATCTGATACACCAAGAATCTCGATGGTACTGTCCCAGGAACGAGTTTCAGCGACCTGTGACATGTAACatgtattaacatattaataataaaattaaagtgacCGTTTGTGATAACAAAATGGCcgcttttcaataaattatatgatgatagaatatttttaacatgtttTAGTTGTCTGTCTATTCTGGTTGTGATGAGACCTCCACCGGCAGATGTCTGATACAAAGAGTATCTGAGACTAATTTTGGTTTagaaatactattatatattaattttacatatatatgaaaattaatactcaattttttttcttatcaaaaTTACAAAGTTATAAGTAATTTGTGTTTATAGTTTATACGGCTATagcgtgtattgtataataaatattgtactaactTGTCCCATGTTCCTTACTCTGACATCGAGTGTGATGACACCGGGCTTTAAGGGCACCACTCGTATTGATAGTCCTTCAACAACCGACCTCTCCAATCGATctggaatattataaatatgtagtttAATAAAGcgtatttaagttaaattcgtacatttaagtttttaatataacaaaaattttgacaataaaaatcaaaattcaaGTAGATATTATTGGAATGCAGAATCCATCTATGCGAGTAAGATTGGAAACTGTTACTGGAAAGCGACATTCGGAAGGTTGCAGGTTCTTATCTTCCTTTCAAAAAGAATACCAAAAATTTTCtacattaattcataaattatttatttcaaaaacaattcCATTAGtcttcttaaattaattttttccaaaacaatttcattaatCTACTAAATtagttctttaaaaaaaatctattaatctTCTacattaattcttaaattaattgtttcaaaaataattccattAGTCTTCTAAAAGAgttctttaaaaaacaattccaTTAATCTTCTTAATTAACTCTTTCAAAAACAATTCCATTAACTCTGCACTAACCGTCAATATGCGACGTGTATATCCTGGCCATGGTGGGGTCCCGTAATGCCCAAGTGACTCGAGGCAACGGTTGGAGCGAGGATAGAGCGGTCGCTGTCAACCCCGCAGCTTCAATCCACACGGGTCCGGGCGACCCCACTAACAAAGTTTGTGTCGCCGCCCGCACTTGGAGCGTGGTTATAGGCACaacctaataaaaattattattagttatctGTTGTCAAAAAAGAACATTGTTTAGAAAAAGTgactacttttaaaaatataattatattatcatcacTGTGTAAAGGTTGTTCGGGTGTTCGAGAGAcgtccatatatatataatgcgttttatatacattgataattaaaaatgatggTAACATTTATCATGTTTCTATGTTACACCCTGTTAAGCAGAACACTCTAGATTGTATTATTAGATGTGctttttttcactttataattaattaagtataattatgataattttagttGTCTGTTTgacattctatttttatattcaaattgcaaaggataattttttttcgttattcttgaaatcgccaacaactgctgttattttaaaacatgtatgaaaattaattattacttaaatatagataacTCTATGTGTAAGGtatatttaatctgtgtaGTCACCTCAATTTCGGCCTCGGCACTCGCCAGTTCAACGTTGGCAGCATCAACTGCCACGAGCTTGACTCGAGTACTTCCCGGGTATAAGCCTTGTATCACACCAGACGAAGAAACCTAACATGGAGAGAGGAAATAAtgtgtttgttaaattattaatatatgccatatttctattaaaatgtagTTCAAAATCCCCTAAAAgactatttacaaaacaaaacatattaagCTGAGAATTGTTAatgtaatttcaataataatattactcatatattgaatatagacattctaaattaatttatccttAAACTTCACCGTTACTTCACATATCTATAGTCACACACTTACATACGAACacataagatatatataagagCGTCAAGATGGTGCCTCACGGCGGTCTCGGCTATAGGTATCCATCATGGGCGTTGTAACGATTGGAACTCGAAATAAGAGCACATTTGTACTGTCCAATATCTTATTACtcgatttctttataattgtatttaaaatcacactcaaataataagatgaaAATGGATTATGAGCCGTTAGGTTAGACTTGTGCACTTCGTTTGACAGTTATCCATAGCATAATGGCCGTCCTCACTCTCAGTGACAATCACTACCCTATTCGGCACTGGCCGCTCATAATTTTTGTGAAACAGATCGactaaattacttataaggcaaattattaaactaattcaAAATCGACGTGCcgccatatatatacatatatatatacatatatatatacataaggtATATAACCTGCGCGTGCTCTCCACCGCCGGTATACAATAGCGAGGCGAGGTGTCGCGGGGGACCTCCCGCGTGGTTGAGGTGGACGCGTCCTCCCACCGCGATCCTTGACCTCTCAGGAACAATCGCCAGCGACGGAAATACCCACACCTTGAAATCAAAACACATTGCAGTCATTATAACGTGTAGAAAACTTCATATGTACACCTAAAACATGAATTATGAATATACTACTATCAAAAAATACTCAAATCACATTAGAAACAGAattgaacaaaaaatcatGTACAGGCTCAAGAAAAGTATGAGACCCAAGTATgagacatttattaaattgccGATCTACTACACTGTAACcgggataaattatatataacaagataGTCCTAAAAAACTATTgtccaatattttttgtcatgtAGTCACCTCAACAGATTGACTCCATACACCCCCCAAAGAAGCTCTAACTCTTCCGACCCCTTCCCTGAGGCCACACAGTTGTCCCTTCCTAACTACAATGTCGCCCTCCGTCTTCCAATCTGGTTCCCGGCTAGTGGCTAGATATCTATGGGAGACGCCTTTCACCAGCGCTCTGATGGGAATACAATTGTCGACACACACAGCCCTCGCGGCTGATACCTCCACACTCAGAACCTCTTCTATAATGACCTGgaattttaaacaagaaaacaTCGTATAACAGTTCTGCGTGTCGTTATATGTAATACTTATCTCATTCCTACAGAGAACGAGTAAACAGATGGCTTCATTATGAACGCAATGATCATAgatgtatgaaataataatataaattaatgacttCAATTCTCAGTAACTTGAATCGatttttctataaagaaattatactatggagcaataaaaaaaaatcaatatttcagCTTATGATATAGTTGACAGAGTGTAACTTGGTAAGACACGATAGATGGGCAGAATacgatttttatgtattacagGTATGACGCGGGGCGCGGTACACTTGCGAGCACTTTAATTGGACCCATCGTCTATTACTGTTACAAGTGTTTGCTACTGATAAGCATCAAAAGTAAGCATTTTTTGTTGCAGTAAATGTACATGCGCTAACTTATCCCCACTACGCCAAGACACGAGCCGACTATTATactgtatttgtttttaatatatttaactaacaaCATCAACAAAAagatatgtgaaaaaaaaatcataatataccTCAACAACGCCCGTATAATTAGTTTTCTAACATGAGAGCAATGTTGATCTTGTTAGATCAGTCTCGTCACTATACTCTATTACAAAGCACCTGGCATGCTATACAATGAGGTTTCAGGGTTGAAACTGCTAGGTCAatgattttatcattatatactATCTATTTGAATTCTTATTAATACCTCAACAATGTTCTTCTCGCCGCTAACACATGAATCTGCCACAGTCAGATCATAAGTACCCGGCGTTGGCAACACTGCTGATAATCTGCCTTCATCAACGGATGCTGTCACTCCTAGAACCAACCAGTAAAAACTATATCTAGAACTCTCAAAGGTTGTGTTAAATGTTAAGTGTTAAATCTTATTCTGTTATCagttagttaaattttaatattaattaactaaaaatatcaacCTTTCGGGGTTTCGACTATATATTTTCCGCTGCCGCCGCTGACGGCTGATATATTAGGCACGGTTTCCCCTTCCCATGCGATGTGAACCTATAaacgaaaaaattaattataatacatgaaTTACTTAATTCAActcaaactaatatttatcggatttactacgcttttataactattttagcAACATACTCCccttcggttactttgcagcaaccacagcgatcacgggcagaaaatttgatcaaaaataattataaatccgaaaaattataattttatttctatgaatactcgcgaaaatcttatatCCCATTATGCATTGCTTAATTCTAttacagtatataaaaatcatacctTCATAGGGTCGCATTTCAAGGGAGAAACAACTTTGGCTTGTATCGTCGCTGAAGTATCAGGAATTGCGGCTTTTATAGAACCGCTCCATCCTATAGCCTGTTCCGTTGCCACTACTAGctgtcaaaatttaaaaaaaaaattaattcgtgggtacataaaaaaaatacaaattaaaacgaGTACTCTAATCACAAGTCGTCACACTGTGACGTCGTTTccgcattttaaaataaatcttcgcACAAGATGGTGacaaagcatatttttttatgagaaactGGAAACGCTCTGTGCATAGTGTCTCAAACTTATGGTAAAGTTCTcagttattataacaaacattataatagcCTACAAATTGTCTCatcaattatttacttaagaaTAGGATATAAATGTATCTtacttgataatatttatcaggTACTGGTACCGGAGCATATTTACTGTTTGTCTCTACAAACAATCGGTCTGTGGTTTTGACACCTATCCCTATATGATAAGGTTGTACATCCCATTGCATAATCGGTCCATCTTCGTCCAATAGCTGTCTTCCTATTGTGTCAAACAGAGTCACCTTTATGGGCACTTCTTGCCCGGGACGCAACCACAGCCtggaaattcaataaaatgtatcttaCTATCAGACACTAAACATCCTATATAATAGACTTTCCCAAAGTGGGCGCTAACGCCCTCTATAAAAACCTAAAGGGGCAGTAAGAGACCCACAAAAAATAAGGACTCCAACGTAGCTcacagtaattaattaaataaatttgtagtcATAATGGTTTCTCGGTGAGTGTAAAAATGGGtgcgttaaaaaaaaattattctcagAGTGgacagtataaatatagaaaccCCTGATATAaccatatgtataaaattccgattaccattaataaatttaaattgaaataaaaatataaaatcaagttAAATTTCATGACCGGCGCGTTTTgacttataaatgaaaaaccgTAGACGCtctgtatatagtatatagttcGACAGTTAAAACTCATAAT
Protein-coding sequences here:
- the LOC116771189 gene encoding protein OSCP1; this translates as MSHFATPFIVINLGCEMIYVIDQRLKTQSVPLEKSERVMTDLVTVLLHPKLLDELFLPQPVATHKVIKQLLQDICETSIMKLDDYSKSKLWDLMTMLFKWQLSVATTQNVFDISKRHLRNVMTLMPEYFSKFIFENALNKFEKLIDKFSDNDFHCLCTTLILWFSEYHTKISVLIRLGLQKKDGTFSLPSSINSKILNNLGENVYKYDYSNKNNLYHDNEHRCIETNEINCLLPSIDKGCNEDKVLELKLPIDFRNEDQKRKIITITKTVEYENITACIKHRNSDLTYSANVPKSPQEDLLEMLNETF
- the LOC116771416 gene encoding uncharacterized protein LOC116771416 codes for the protein MKSLRTSIVSVLTLLSFMTNCESAKINTPRVLLPWFENLYVNFTFEIIEGGCYSWSLSRDDIIDLVPLYEDTWGHCSRAARVSVSKTCIPPGSVIILAEEVNTGEILRGDVDVDIIRSLKIMSTTRNLYLEEAPEAFEVVAYDDKGNKFSSLEGISFTWNTENVDNSGNHPLITLVQWKDTDYEAPQGIAELEAQGLQSYSVLLYGQAMGESHVTVCLDKICTDFYLHVVASVVLTPAVAYVAPGDTLRYKVVRARAGRLTVQDVAATIYRMELPQSDVATLEDGVSLVRAAEVGTSHVYLKSEATEVAMATLTVVEPYSIRVTLRPSNMIIRGEQFTVHCVVFDEDGHPLTAGPEISIRLTVNGEADVLLMKSTENGTITDAVAYNTGEFTVTAKLVSVAGKSMFKNVEGQITAKAVDPLAMVPPEMFIAWTESNLEFPLKHSGGGEEHVTWSERQDSNLVLTPAGLLTVRGVGHMDVRLHLTKYPHIQASGRVWSAVPELLQVSTSGTARVARPHHLHIKLTGTHPATGELYNFNTCNCASFAVSLVEGPEPQNVTAAPWVKPKDGACCVVECTFLFRGVSTLLVSRGRAADTARVAVRAAPSLLWPHAAALLPGATIPVIGEGESLIPQSSQPRVAELIGRDGVPPHNYPDAQLFTLKCQRKGEALVELSSLQEERESVSLETWCSSHVTRVRLDPPDTQGNCSGPRLWLRPGQEVPIKVTLFDTIGRQLLDEDGPIMQWDVQPYHIGIGVKTTDRLFVETNSKYAPVPVPDKYYQLVVATEQAIGWSGSIKAAIPDTSATIQAKVVSPLKCDPMKVHIAWEGETVPNISAVSGGSGKYIVETPKGVTASVDEGRLSAVLPTPGTYDLTVADSCVSGEKNIVEVIIEEVLSVEVSAARAVCVDNCIPIRALVKGVSHRYLATSREPDWKTEGDIVVRKGQLCGLREGVGRVRASLGGVWSQSVEVWVFPSLAIVPERSRIAVGGRVHLNHAGGPPRHLASLLYTGGGEHAQVSSSGVIQGLYPGSTRVKLVAVDAANVELASAEAEIEVVPITTLQVRAATQTLLVGSPGPVWIEAAGLTATALSSLQPLPRVTWALRDPTMARIYTSHIDDRLERSVVEGLSIRVVPLKPGVITLDVRVRNMGQVAETRSWDSTIEILGVSDIRTSIEGLRDINSGEMLSLAVGSTVRLKSLPKGRWSSYQDGCFEIFDNGDVRALRPGHGVIITTHKDERNNIERQAVIHVEVASPYYCTVEPAESSETWESLRVVTRSVLGRELLSPQANVSVMTSLPARIRRNLNSARGSEITLSGLDSNGAFMSFESSLAGVTVSDEVFIPGSDAYANRIVATGGSALCIEGSGWTVPAGIQAVSGAGLTLAVLMSDAPAMHVLRLDRPPSTVNILQLPLSKMEFLPGEWPASLVPLSIQAEGLTSGPLLCTEEQKYALAGVDVDVPFNCRTAAPFAAQAVLDIPNGRHGCAIIPGNEINEAVEVELCAEWGVLSTCTKVQLLPPIQLSQTRISLLNPPSMFIINGHPNALKAVKITPSPGLKVETNSREGQISVTVKSESTTCGVGWVNVISKLTSQEIRVEVERECEIACGTLLGVLFSIMKPYLSTLVTVAVIAVGYLYVQNHLQQKGQIQLPKPPQTTLQTPLPEPRSRTWSRSPYASNPSAPVYGDTSMLPDASFSPTSTRIHSRLL